The region GAATAAATATGTAGTTGGATTTTATCCCAAAGTGATCTCCTGTTCTAAAGAAAGATGGGCGCCATACACTTGTAAAAAATTGATCTATGAACCATCAATTGATTGTAATAACTGTTCAATTGAACAATGTAAAAAGCTTAATTGCATGGAATCGATAGATATAAACAAAGTATTTACCGATATTAAAAATGTTCTTAATAAAAATCCGGAGAAGTAAATGAGATACTTTTTGAATATATATATATTAATTATTCTTATCATCGGAACAGGTGTTTCTTTAGAAGCACAAAAGAAAGATGAATTCCGAAAAGTTGAGAATAACGCTTTCCGTCAAGGTGAAAAACTTACTTTTGATGTTAAATATGGTTTCGTTACAGCAGGGATTGCATCATTTGAAATTCCAGCAATAAAAAAAATGTCCGGCAGAAATACATATCATGTTACTTTTGAAGTTAATACCGTTCCTTCATTTGATGGATTTTTTAAAGTTCGTGATAGATATGAAACATACATTGATGTTGAAGGGATATTTCCCTGGAGATTTGAGCAGCATATACGGGAAGGAAAATTCTCCCGCGATTTTTCAGCTTTTTTTGATCAGCGAAAAGGTAAAGCTAAAACAAGTGAAGGACAATATGATATTCCAATATACGTAAATGATATTGTTTCAGCATTCTTTTTTGCCCGCACTCTGGATTACTCAGGGTTAAAAGTCGGAGATAAAATTCCCCTAAAGAATTTTTATAAAAACAAAGTTTACGATCTTGATGTCGTTTATCACGGAAAAGAAACAATTGAGGTAAAAGCTGGTAAATTCGACTGTATCATTGTTGAACCGCTTGTTCAGGAAGGCGGATTATTTAAAAGTGAAGGCAGTATAATGATATGGTTGACAGATGATGATGCCAAATTACCTGTTAGAGTAAAAACCAAAGTTGTGGTCGGGGCAATAGATGCAGACTTAACTGGTTATCAGGGTGTTTATGGTAAATTAACTTCCAAAAGAAAATAAAGTAAGCTTTTATTAGTACATAAATACCTAATAATAATTCAGACAGTAATTAGTTCTTTAAGTTGAGAGGGGAACTTTGTACTTTCGAATTGGAAAAAATTAATTCAAAAGGTGGATTATATTATAACCTTTTTATAGCTTATAGTTGGAAATTAAACTCTTACAAGCTATTTCAATTAAGACAAATAGTTCTTAAAAAGTAAATATTCAATTAAACTATTCCTTAATTTTTTATAGGAGGGCTCGCTATGAAAAAACTTGGATTACTTATTTTGTTTTTTTCCCTTTTTATAAGCTTTGGACTAAAAGCACAAGAACTTAACAATGCTGGTTTTGAAAATTGGACCGATGGTAATCCAGATTATTGGACCCTAAATGATGAAGGAGGGGATTGTGTATTTAGTCAAGTTGCTGGTGAAGAAGGTTATGCTTTAAGAGCTGAAGTTATCACAAATGGCAGTGGCTTTGATGGAGAATTTTCTCAAATTGTTTTAGATATTGTTGAAGGGCAATCTTTTGATTTTTCGATCAGGGTTAAAGGAACGAATAATGTAACAAATGCTTTGAGATTTTGGTGTACTTGGATGAACGCAAGCGATGTTAATTTAACATCCACCAACATTCAACCCACTACATATTATTCAACTACCACAAATTGGACAACATATTCAATCATTGGTGCGATAGCCCCTCCTACTGCTGTTAAAGTTAAATGGGGTATTCGACTTTATGGTCTCCAGACAACCGATTTTGATTTTGGAGGAAATCTCCCGGTGGAGCTAACCTCATTCTCTGCAACTAAAATTGGTAAAAATATTAAATTGATTTGGAATACAGCCACCGAGATTAATAACTATGGATTTGAAATCGAACGTTCTGTTGTAAAGGGCGAATGGACTAAAATTGGTTTTGTAAATGGTAATGGTAACAGCAACTCCCCAAAGTACTATTCTTTTCTCGATAGTAAAGTTAGCGATAGCAAGTATGCATACCGCCTTAAACAAATTGATAACGATGGGCAGTTTGAATACTCTAAAGTAATTGAGATTGAAGTGAGTGGTGTTAGAGAGTACGAGTTAACCCAGAACTATCCAAATCCTTTTAACCCAACTACAACAATACAGTACATTCTTCCCCAGGCAGGAATGGTTAAACTATCACTTTACAACATTCTCGGAGAAGAAATCAGGACATTTGTAAACGAGATGAAAGAAGCAGGCACACATACAATAACGATTAATGCGGATGACTTGAACAGCGGAATGTATATTTACAAAATTGAAAGCGGTTCTTTTGTTCAGGCACGTAAGATGACAATAGTTAAATAAAAAATAATATTAATATCTTGATGTTCAATTAAGATTTAACAAGGGGTCTTGAAAATAGGAGTTAGCAGGGATCTTTACAGAAAATGATGTTGGTTTCTATATCAGGAGAATAAGTATTTAATCTTATAATTTCTTGACTGACTTTTACTTTTTTTGTTTATACACTGCATTCACTTTTACTATTTTTATTCAATTTATTATACCGGAGGTTTAGTATGAAAAAACTGCTTTTATTATTTATCTTTCTTTTACCGCTCAGTCTTTCTTACGGTCAACTTTTAGTAGAGGACTTTGACTATGCTGTTGGTGATTCACTAATTTGGCATGGATGGACTAAACATAGCGGCACTGCTTCAGCAATACTTGTTCAATCAGGAAGTTTAATCTATACCGGATATCCTTCTTCAGGAATCGGAAATCATGTAGATATCGAAGGCGGTGCTGGTTCACGTGAGGATGTTAATAAAGGAATTGATTCAATTTCTTCGAACGGAGATGTGATCTATTATTCTTTTCTTGCAAATGTTACTTCTGCATCTGCAACAGCGGATTATTTTATCCATATAGGAAACCGTGTTTCTCCAACTTCATTTACAACATTTTCAGCACGACTTTTTGTTCAGGATGTTTCCGGTAATCTTAGATTTGGATTAAGCAATACATCTACTGTTACAATGGGAACAACCGATTTTGCTTACAATACAACATATCTTGTTTTTGTTAAATATACAATTAATACCAGTGGTGCTGATGAGTGTAAACTATGGGTATTTAATTCTGGAGTTCCAGTTGATGAAACAGCAGCAGGTACACCAGAGGTTCTCAATGCTTCCACAAACGGGCAGGATATTATTGATGCGATCGCTTTAAGGCAAGGAGGTCAAGCTTATAAAGTATCGGTTGATGGAATCAGAGTTTCAACCCAATGGGCTGATTTAGTAATTCCTGTTGAACTTACTTCATTTTCTGCAATAACCGATAACAATAATGTGTTATTAAACTGGTCAACGGCTACAGAAACTAATAATTCTGGTTTTATTGTTGAGCGCAGATCAACTAACTCAGACTGGCAAAGTATTACATTCGTTAACGGTAATGGAACAACAACCCGTGCTCAGAAATATTCTTATGTTGATAGAAACTTAGCTGAAGGAAAATATTATTATAGATTAAAGCAAGTTGATTTTAACGGTTCGTTTGAATATTCAAACATTGTAGAAGCAGTAATCCTGTCTCCAACAAAATTTGAATTATCACAAAACTATCCAAATCCTTTTAATCCGAGCACTACAATTTCTTTCACTATACCGCAATCAGGTAATGTAAAACTTTCAGTTTATAACCTGCTCGGGCAGGAAGTCCAGAACTTAGTTAATGGATTTACTGAGGCTGGAAACCACACGATTAATTTTGATGCTAAAAATCTTAATAGTGGAATTTATCTTTATAAACTTGAAGCAAATGGATTTGTTCAAACCCGAAAAATGACGATGATAAAGTAATCCTGTGAAAAATGATTCAGTATTATTAAACTGAGTTTGTTCAAAATATTTAATCACTAACCCCGCTTAAAATAATGGCGGGGTTTTTTATGATTGCTGCAAAAATTGCGTTGATGATAACTATATTTTCAATTATCTTTAATAAAAGTAAAACTATCAATATCAATCATAATGTTATGCTGAAAAATTTATTATACTTAAGCGTAATGATTTCAATAATTTCTGCCTGCGGTAGTCCGGACTTACTAACCAATCTTTCTGATAATGAGTGGAAGGTGATTTCAATTAGGGGAAAAGATATTAATCCCGGTAACCAGCCGAAGAATTTTCCTACTTTAAATTTTGGAAACAACAATAAACTTTTTGGATCGACTGGTTGTAACAGGTTTATCGGATCTTTTAAAGCAGATAAAAATAATATTTCTTTAGAGCCGGGCGCAGTTACAAAAATGTATTGTCAGGATAGTCCTGAAGAAGCTTTCTTATCTGCAATAAAGCTGGTTAAAGAATTTAAGCTCGAAGGAAATACTCTAACTCTGTTAAACAGATCAGAAAAAATAATGACATTAATCCCGCTCAAAAAATAGATTATCCAACAAACAAAACTTTATTAGCTAAAAAAATAATTTACCTTCAGTGTTGTGTAATATTTTTTTGTAAGTAAATCAAATTACTTATCAGGAAGCTGATTTAATTAAAACATAGTTAACAAATTATTTAAATGTTATTTTTGATACAAAAAAAAACTATTCTTTTCAATAATTAAATCTAAGGATATCAAAATGGCTGAAGGTATTCTTGATAAGGCTAAATCACTTACTGATTCACTAAAAGATAAAGTTACTGGATTGAACGAATACATGCTTGAGAGTGACAAAAACGAAATAATTAATCTGTTTAAAGATAAAGGAATGAGCAGGATTGATGAGATTTTTGAAACTATAGAACATTATAGAAGTGTTTTTGTTGATGCCGGTTATCAGATTGGAGGTATTAATGCTTCTTTAGGACTTCCACCGGATATTACAATTGCTTTTAAGTTTTTAGGTACAATTGATCTAGAAAAAAGAAAAATTGTCTTGGAAGAAGCTGAAGAAAATAAACTTATAATTATTATTCTTGAAAGTCTGTTTAAAGCAAGTGATTTTAGTGAAAAAATAAAAGTAGGAGAGCTGACACTTAAAACAATAAATGTTAAGCTGGGTTTAATACCAGCCATTAGTATTGTATTAGGATAATAAATATGGATTTCATTGAGAAGGAAATAAAAAAAATTGAAAAGATAATTGATAAGATATTTCCAGCAAGCATTAATCTTGATACTATCAGACAACAGTTAAAATTATTTTATACTGGAGTTAAGATACCAGTTTTGGATAGACCCTGTACAGTATCGGATGGCATAATACAGATAAATCCAGAAATATTTGATAGTTTATTGAAATTACATTTTGAAGCCGCTGAAGCTGGGAGATTAATGAAGTTTGTTCCTGCATCGGGAGCAGCATCAAGAATGTTCCAAAAATTATTACCAGTTTTGAATGAAAGCAATGAACTTGATATGGATTCATTAAAAAAACTGGCTGAAAACGACAATAACTATAAAGCAGTTTATGATTTTCTTATAAATCTTAATCAGTTTGCATTTTATGAGGATATTAAAAATATATTAAATGTTAATGATGAAGAGTTAAATGAGAGTATATTAAATCATCCAATTAAAATTCTTAAAACATTACTTTTTGAGCCCGGTCTTAACTATTCCTCAAAACCCAAAGGTGCAATAAAGTTTCATAAATATGAAAATGAAAACAGAACTGCTTTTGAAGAGCATATCTATGAATCATTAAACTACGTTTTAGACAGGGATAAACAAGTTAAGATTCACTTTACAATCTCAGAAGAACATCAAAGCCTCTTTACAAAAATTATTGATGAACTTAAAGATAAGTTGAAAAAAGATTTTAAATTAGTCCATAGCCACTCATTCCAAAAAAAATCTACAGATACTGTTGCTGTGAATGAAGACAATGAAATTCTTTTGGATAAAAACGGAATGATCATAATGCGTCCTGCCGGGCATGGTGCTTTAATTGAGAATTTAAATGATCTCAACGCAGATATCGTAATTATAAAAAATATTGATAATCTGTCTGTTGAACCGCTTAATGAAGAAACAATCTTATTTAAAAAGTTATTAACTGGATATTTAATACAAATTCAGAACAAGGTGTTCCAATATTTAAGAATACTTGATGGTTGTAATCCTGAAACAGTTGATCTTGATGAGATAATCAGTTTTTGTAAAGATAATATATTTATTACTACTCGTAGTGACTTTGACAGTTATTCCAATGCTGAAAAGGTTAATTATCTTATAAAAAAATTAAACCGCCCCGTAAGAGTTTGTGGGATGGTAAAAAATGAAGGTGAACCAGGCGGCGGACCATTTTGGGTTAAAGATGATGATGGAACTTTATCTTTACAAATTGTTGAGCAAGCCCAGATTAATTTCAATGATGAACAACAGAAAAAGATTTTTACAGGATCAACTCATTTTAATCCTGTTGATATTATTTGCGGATTACGAGACTACAAAGGAAAGAATTTTAATCTTCTCAACTTTATCGATCACCAAAGCGGAATTATAACTAAAAAATCCAAAGATGGGATTCAATTAAAAGCTCTGGAATTGCCCGGATTATGGAATGGTGCTATGGCTGATTGGATTACAATTTTTATCGAGGTACAGATTTCAACATTTAGTCCTGTGAAAGAAATTAATGACCTTTTGCGAAAGCAGCATCAGAACTGATTCTTTGAAATTTTGATTATCCCACAAATAATGCCGGAAAAAATGCGCATGTAATATTTACATTTTTACTGGTAAAACATTTCATTTTATTTATGAACTAAACAAATTCTGAGCATTTTCCGATAATCTAAGTGGCATCAAGCTTGTAATTTTAACCAGTCAAACTTTTTTTAGAAAGGAAGAATTATAATGGGATTTACTGAAATAGGAGTAATTTTATTTTTAGTTGCGCTTTTAGCTTTTGGATTTATTAATTCAAGAAAAGTATCTCAGGAGTTAAAGAAATTAGGGGCAGATAAATAATTATCTGCACCATTTTAATTTCGTTTAATTATTTGGGTTGATTCACCTCTGCCAATTATTACTGCGTTAGCGATGTTGTTAAACAAACCAACTTCTACAACACCGGGCTGCATCTTTATTTTCATTTCTAACTCAAAAGGATTTTGTATTTCGCCTAAGTTTAAATCAATTATATAATTTCCTGAGTCAGTTAAAAAAACATCACTATCTTTCTTTCTTAATACAGGTTTATAACCTAAATCAATAAATTTATTTAATAATGATTTATAACCATACTGAACAACTTCAACAGGCAATGGAAACTTTCCTAATGTCTTAACAACTTTTTTTGAATCAACTATCCATATAACCTGTTTAGAATTTGAAGCGGCTATCTTTTCAAATAAAAGAGCTCCGCCCCCACCTTTAATTCCATTAAGATTATAATCAACTTCATCTGCACCATCAATAGTTAAATCAATATAATCAACCTGGTTAAAATCAAGAATTTTTATACCTAAACTATTGGCAAGCTCAGTGGTTTGTTTTGAAGTGGAAATACATTCAACACTAAGCCCTTTATTTACTAATTCAGCAAGTTTTTGAACCAAAAAATAAACAGTTGAACCAGTGCCCAATCCGAGTGTCATTCCGCTCTTAATAAATTCAATAGATTTTTCTGCTGCAAGTTGCTTTTCATTCATAAATTTTTATTTGTAATGAATTAAATCTTTAACAATCGTAATTTAGTAATAGAAATAATAAAAATTCTAATACATAATTGATTCGTTAAATTAAAGGAGGAGTTATGCATCATTATGATCCCATCAGTGAAATTCAGGATTATTTAGTTTTTGGTGAATATGGGGACGTTAATCCATCTATAACAGATTCATCCACTTACACTTTTCTGAATCCGCAAACTATGAATGAATTGTTTGAACAGAAAATTGAAGGTTGTTTTTTATATTCCCGTCATTGGAATCCGACAAACAAGTATCTTGCTGATGCTCTTTCTAAACTTGAGGATTCTGAAGCAGCAATTGTAACTTCATCGGGAATGGGTGCAATTTCCTGTGTTGTTTTACAACTTTGCAACAGCGGTGATGAAATAGTTTCAAGTAGAACAATTTACGGCGGAACCTATGCATTCTTTAAAAACTTTTTACCAAAGTTTGGAATAAAAGTAAAATTTGTAAACACTCAGGAATTATCTGCGGTTAAAAAGGCAATCACAAAAAAAACCAAATTGATTTATTGTGAATCTATTAGTAATCCACTGTTAGAAGTAGCTGACATTCCTAAACTGTCTGAGATTGCAAATGAAAATGGAATCAAACTTGTAATTGATAATACTTTCAGTCCGGTTATTATTTCACCTATTCGTTTGGGCGCTCATATAGTTATTCATAGTTTAACAAAGTTTATAAATGGAACTAGCGATTGTGTTGCTGGTTGTGTTTGCAGTTCAAAAGAATTTATTTCACAGTTGACTGATATAAATTCAGGTGCTTCAATGCTTCTTGGACCAGTGCTGGATAGTTTTCGTGCTGCATCAATTATGAAGAACTTACACTCACTTCATATTAGAATAGAAAAACATAGTGAAAATGCTTTATACTTAGCAGAAAATTTTCAGAGGCTTGGGTGTAAAGTATTTTACCCTGGTCTAAAATCACATAAAGGACATAAACTGCTGAAAAAAATAATGAACGAAGGATTTGGCTATGGCGGTATGCTGGCAATCGATGCCGGTACATCGGAACAAGCTAATAAAGTGATGGAAAATATGCAGAAAGAGAAAGTAGGATATCTTGCAGTCAGTCTCGGTTACTTTAAAACATTATTCTCTTCTCCCGGGCACAGTACATCTTCAGAAATTCCGGAAGAAGAAAGAAAAGCAATGGGATTATCTGACGGACTTGTACGAATATCGATCGGTTTGGATAATGATATCAAAAGGACATTTAAGAGAATAAAAAAATGTTTTAGTGAAGCAGGATTGTGCAAGTAGTTATATTCTAATTGTATCTACGAATAAACATAACAATCAAACATAAGAGGCGGATATATGAACAAGTTATCAAAAAATAATTTGAATGATTATTGGTTAGCCTTTATGATGTAGGTCTTTTATTATTTCAAAAAACTTTTTACTTATTAAAGCCCGGTCAAAAATTTTTATTAATGTTAGATCGGGCTTAATTTTTTCAAAGTCGTTAAAAAAGTTCTGACAGGGATCATTATATCCGTACATCATTCCTGAATTTGCTGATTCAATTATTTGTTTTACTTCACTATTATCATCTCCAAAGGCAATAATAGGATTGCCAGTCCGCAAAGCTTCAAATAATTTACCAGGTACATGGCGAGGTTCGGATGCACATACTAAAAGTATATCTGCCTCGTATATTTGCTTTATCATTTCGTGATAAGGCAGGAAACCTAAAGTTTCAACTTTGTCAAGCAAACCAATTTCTTTAAGATAATCTAGAACAATTGGGTCAACAGTTCCGATAAATCTTATCTTAAAATTACTGCCGCTATCATTCTTATCTTTTATTTGTTTCCAGAAATGTTTTGGGTTCTGATATGCAAATAAATTACCGGCATGTAAAATTACAGTTTCATTCTTCTGAGATACTTCTTTTTCAGCAGGGCGATTTGCAGGCAGACCTTTAAAATCATCTTCATCATATCCCCAATACAATACATTTGTTTTGTTTTCTAAAAACTTATACTTATTCAGATAATCATTCTCGGTTGATTTTGTAACAAATACAACTTGTTCTGCATTTAACAAAACAGATTTTTCAAAATGACTGTCAATCTTTTTTGTAATAAGACTTCTCTTTAGATTTTTGTAATAAACAATATCAACCCACGGATCAATTAAAACCGGTATATGCGGTAAATTAAACTTTCTGCTTAATTTTTGTCCAATAAGATGTGAACTATGCGGAGGTCCGATTGAAACAATAATGTCAAACTTTTCTTTAACATAAGCTTTTTTGGCTGTTCTATATGCGGTAAAATTCCAGC is a window of Ignavibacterium sp. DNA encoding:
- a CDS encoding DUF3108 domain-containing protein translates to MRYFLNIYILIILIIGTGVSLEAQKKDEFRKVENNAFRQGEKLTFDVKYGFVTAGIASFEIPAIKKMSGRNTYHVTFEVNTVPSFDGFFKVRDRYETYIDVEGIFPWRFEQHIREGKFSRDFSAFFDQRKGKAKTSEGQYDIPIYVNDIVSAFFFARTLDYSGLKVGDKIPLKNFYKNKVYDLDVVYHGKETIEVKAGKFDCIIVEPLVQEGGLFKSEGSIMIWLTDDDAKLPVRVKTKVVVGAIDADLTGYQGVYGKLTSKRK
- a CDS encoding T9SS type A sorting domain-containing protein, translating into MKKLGLLILFFSLFISFGLKAQELNNAGFENWTDGNPDYWTLNDEGGDCVFSQVAGEEGYALRAEVITNGSGFDGEFSQIVLDIVEGQSFDFSIRVKGTNNVTNALRFWCTWMNASDVNLTSTNIQPTTYYSTTTNWTTYSIIGAIAPPTAVKVKWGIRLYGLQTTDFDFGGNLPVELTSFSATKIGKNIKLIWNTATEINNYGFEIERSVVKGEWTKIGFVNGNGNSNSPKYYSFLDSKVSDSKYAYRLKQIDNDGQFEYSKVIEIEVSGVREYELTQNYPNPFNPTTTIQYILPQAGMVKLSLYNILGEEIRTFVNEMKEAGTHTITINADDLNSGMYIYKIESGSFVQARKMTIVK
- a CDS encoding T9SS type A sorting domain-containing protein — encoded protein: MKKLLLLFIFLLPLSLSYGQLLVEDFDYAVGDSLIWHGWTKHSGTASAILVQSGSLIYTGYPSSGIGNHVDIEGGAGSREDVNKGIDSISSNGDVIYYSFLANVTSASATADYFIHIGNRVSPTSFTTFSARLFVQDVSGNLRFGLSNTSTVTMGTTDFAYNTTYLVFVKYTINTSGADECKLWVFNSGVPVDETAAGTPEVLNASTNGQDIIDAIALRQGGQAYKVSVDGIRVSTQWADLVIPVELTSFSAITDNNNVLLNWSTATETNNSGFIVERRSTNSDWQSITFVNGNGTTTRAQKYSYVDRNLAEGKYYYRLKQVDFNGSFEYSNIVEAVILSPTKFELSQNYPNPFNPSTTISFTIPQSGNVKLSVYNLLGQEVQNLVNGFTEAGNHTINFDAKNLNSGIYLYKLEANGFVQTRKMTMIK
- a CDS encoding META domain-containing protein, giving the protein MAGFFMIAAKIALMITIFSIIFNKSKTININHNVMLKNLLYLSVMISIISACGSPDLLTNLSDNEWKVISIRGKDINPGNQPKNFPTLNFGNNNKLFGSTGCNRFIGSFKADKNNISLEPGAVTKMYCQDSPEEAFLSAIKLVKEFKLEGNTLTLLNRSEKIMTLIPLKK
- a CDS encoding DUF4301 family protein, whose amino-acid sequence is MDFIEKEIKKIEKIIDKIFPASINLDTIRQQLKLFYTGVKIPVLDRPCTVSDGIIQINPEIFDSLLKLHFEAAEAGRLMKFVPASGAASRMFQKLLPVLNESNELDMDSLKKLAENDNNYKAVYDFLINLNQFAFYEDIKNILNVNDEELNESILNHPIKILKTLLFEPGLNYSSKPKGAIKFHKYENENRTAFEEHIYESLNYVLDRDKQVKIHFTISEEHQSLFTKIIDELKDKLKKDFKLVHSHSFQKKSTDTVAVNEDNEILLDKNGMIIMRPAGHGALIENLNDLNADIVIIKNIDNLSVEPLNEETILFKKLLTGYLIQIQNKVFQYLRILDGCNPETVDLDEIISFCKDNIFITTRSDFDSYSNAEKVNYLIKKLNRPVRVCGMVKNEGEPGGGPFWVKDDDGTLSLQIVEQAQINFNDEQQKKIFTGSTHFNPVDIICGLRDYKGKNFNLLNFIDHQSGIITKKSKDGIQLKALELPGLWNGAMADWITIFIEVQISTFSPVKEINDLLRKQHQN
- the rpiA gene encoding ribose-5-phosphate isomerase RpiA; the protein is MNEKQLAAEKSIEFIKSGMTLGLGTGSTVYFLVQKLAELVNKGLSVECISTSKQTTELANSLGIKILDFNQVDYIDLTIDGADEVDYNLNGIKGGGGALLFEKIAASNSKQVIWIVDSKKVVKTLGKFPLPVEVVQYGYKSLLNKFIDLGYKPVLRKKDSDVFLTDSGNYIIDLNLGEIQNPFELEMKIKMQPGVVEVGLFNNIANAVIIGRGESTQIIKRN
- a CDS encoding aminotransferase class I/II-fold pyridoxal phosphate-dependent enzyme, with the protein product MHHYDPISEIQDYLVFGEYGDVNPSITDSSTYTFLNPQTMNELFEQKIEGCFLYSRHWNPTNKYLADALSKLEDSEAAIVTSSGMGAISCVVLQLCNSGDEIVSSRTIYGGTYAFFKNFLPKFGIKVKFVNTQELSAVKKAITKKTKLIYCESISNPLLEVADIPKLSEIANENGIKLVIDNTFSPVIISPIRLGAHIVIHSLTKFINGTSDCVAGCVCSSKEFISQLTDINSGASMLLGPVLDSFRAASIMKNLHSLHIRIEKHSENALYLAENFQRLGCKVFYPGLKSHKGHKLLKKIMNEGFGYGGMLAIDAGTSEQANKVMENMQKEKVGYLAVSLGYFKTLFSSPGHSTSSEIPEEERKAMGLSDGLVRISIGLDNDIKRTFKRIKKCFSEAGLCK
- a CDS encoding glycosyltransferase, giving the protein MKKVLFISYFWPPSGKASLHWPLDIIRHLPKDEIEPIILTVKEESFTQKDESLLSKVDPAWITFKSNALEPFNIYRKFIGKKKNEKLIASETISTENKSLTHRISLWIRLNLFIPDARVGWNFTAYRTAKKAYVKEKFDIIVSIGPPHSSHLIGQKLSRKFNLPHIPVLIDPWVDIVYYKNLKRSLITKKIDSHFEKSVLLNAEQVVFVTKSTENDYLNKYKFLENKTNVLYWGYDEDDFKGLPANRPAEKEVSQKNETVILHAGNLFAYQNPKHFWKQIKDKNDSGSNFKIRFIGTVDPIVLDYLKEIGLLDKVETLGFLPYHEMIKQIYEADILLVCASEPRHVPGKLFEALRTGNPIIAFGDDNSEVKQIIESANSGMMYGYNDPCQNFFNDFEKIKPDLTLIKIFDRALISKKFFEIIKDLHHKG